GGCAGAGGTATGTAAGGCCTCTTCAAGCAAAGATGGTTAGGCGacaaaccagaactggacatactAAATAGAGATGTAGCAATTCATAACTTTAATATCACTCCAGGTCTGTTGAAGTCACTGTTATTCCCTGTCTGTTGAATGGACTTGCTCAACTTACATCTCAAAAGAGATTGGATAACCTGCTGAAAATTATCACAGATTGTGGTGTAAAGTAACAAGTTGCCACATGTGTTCAGTGCAGCCAGTGGTCTAGAGATAATGTAGGCAGCATGGATATGGTGTTCAACATCACAACTAACTGGATGCAATCTTAATTCAATCCGAACAACCCTAAGCACATGGAAAGGTAAGAAGCAAACATAAAAGACCAATAGGAGGAAAAAGGCAAGTTTTCGAGCCTTCTTTTTATAAGGGTTGTGAGCATGAAGCCCTCTTCTCAAGGTATTGATGATCACAGCATAGCAGAGAGTCACAATTATTAAAGGCAAGTAGAAGGCCAAGGCACTTAAAAGCCAAATGTACCACCTTATAACATCCAGGTTTTCAGAACTAGAAAGGTCAAGACAAATAAATTTGTTCTCATGTGTCTTTGAGGTGATCAAAAAGTTGACGGGACTCACCGCCACCAGTGAAACTACCCAGGAAGCAACACAGGCCACGACAACCCAAGACTTTTTCCGGACGGACAAAGACCTTATTGGGTAGACAACTGCAAAGTATCGGAAGATGCTGAAGGAGGTGAGAAAGAAGATGCTGCTGTACAAATTGAAGTGGAAGCTGAAGCGAATGAACTTGCACATGAAGTCTCCAAAGACCCAGTGCTCTCCATTGGCATAGTAGTGAATCAGGAAAGGAAGGCTGGTTAAATACAATAGGTCCGTGCAGGCCAAGTTGAACATAATAATGGTGCTGTTCTTCCAGGGCCTCATCTTGCAAGTATACACACAAATTGCAACAACATTGcctaggaagcccacaagaaaGATCAGGCTGTACAGAGGTGGCAGGTAGGACTTCTTGAGGTCACGAACATCATCAGTGCAGTTCACCAGAGTAACTACATCATAATTGGGCAGTGTGATGGTCCAATTTGCTATATGTTCAGAAGCTGTGGTGTCCATAGCTATCATTGTAAAgctttaggaaaaaaagaaaagtgagtTAATGTACAAACTAAAAGGGGCTTTGGTTTCTATTTTGCTATAGAAAGAAAACCACTGAAGAGAGTTAAATATCAGAATAATCAGAGATAAATATACTGTAATCAGAGTGGTGAACTAGGTGTTTTTCATAAGTCTGTAAATTACAATTGTACTGTTATAGGTAGTAGTAACCATTACTCATTATGATTGATTCTTGTGAGTTGAGCAACAATTCTCAGCTGCTTGAAAAGAGTGGACTAATGGTTTCACCTCTGTCTCCCACCCCCATGACCTTTCAACAGTCACTGGGAAATTCAATCACTTGGAACAATGAGGGGTTGTGTGCTTATTTTCTAACATGAAAGGTTCTGGGATTCacaccaggttggaaaccacacCCTTTTGAAAGCTGTTGCGTGTGTGTGGGGTAATTGTAGTTACTCTGTGATAAAAAACACTGCAAATGCTAATAGTAATCCTTTATATTTTAGTTATCCCAAAGCTTCAAGGTTCCTGAAAAGAGGTGATTAACAGCCTGATTCTATCCTTGGAGGTGCCACCAGGTGCAGCGACACAAAAATGGCTACTGgtgtatccagcagcactgccagggccgctggagctctcctcagggtaaggggatttccttccccttcccccagggaaagccgcaAGCCCTGCAGTGAGACTTCTCAAGTcggtaccagctattttgccagcacagacttgagaacctccatgtgcagcccaacacagagcataggatacgGCAGAGCAGGGCTTAGCTGGTcccatcctccctcccaccctggatgtgtgtggcctctgcaggcctcagtaAAGGCTCTGATTAGGTTTGGAGGGCTGGGAGGGCATCCCCAGGTATCTACAGttgaccctgggggggggggtttccagcatggaacccctgtggatactggggcacacctgtatagtaATTTAATCCATGGTTAGTTCGATTGAGTCAGAACTTTCTGATTGATTAATTGGGAGCACTTTCAAACACCACATTTAAAATACAAATCTTGTTTAATATAAAATTGATAAAAGCTGGCAGATCATGTCTTTGAACACCCTATggcttctctctcacacagcaGGGAATACCTTTAAGATGACATCTGCTGTGGCATGCATGCACTCCAGAGAGAAAGCAGAGAAAATATTCTTTTATCAAAAGCAAGATATTCATGTGTAcatttaatcaatcaattaattaaaaatgaTATGACTAATCAATTAAGATATTTTTAATCAGATGACAGCCTGAAGAACATGCCTGCACATATCTTTACATGTCAGGTAGAACATGCCTTTCTACCTATGAAGGTAGAAAGcaaagtttagaaagtaatggatatgtaatatatgagtggtttggtagatttgttttttattagatttatgataagtatttagtagtaaatttgtATTAGTATAAGTTgtagatataagaaattattggtagaatgaattattaattagTTGGTATATTGTATCCTGCAACCCCAATGTTTGTAAGTGTGTGtctttgtatgtgtgtttatgtgtttaaaaataaaaaataataaaaaagaacatacctacacacacacacacacacacacacacacacacagagagagaaagagagagagtgctctACCCACGCACAGCTACCCTGCTGTGTTCTGAATAATCCCAGTCTTATAAAATGCTCATCAACTTCTCATGTGGCTGAAGATGACATCTGATTTATATCCTGACAGCATAATTGTCATAGAAATGGTAAGTTATAAATAACTTACCATTTAACATTTAGCTATTTTAATTTAACTTTCTCGGGATCATTTTACCATCAGAAAATTCTGTTTACCTGTCAGTGACTTGGATCAGCTCCTCTTCATAGCTGAAACTAGAAGACAATAAGCTAAATTGTTACACCAGATGAGAAAAGTGCTGGCAGGCAAAAACAACACTCCTGACTTGGCTATTGATGCAACACAGTAGAGACAATGGGATTCATCTTCAGGTTGGCTGGAAGAGAGAATCAAGTTCATGCAGCATCATCAGGAAGCGATGGAGATGTGCCCTGTATTGATGCCGTGCAGTGAAGTGGAACTTGCTATTTGTTTGTGTCTAGTTGTCTGCTGTCCCACCCTTAGCAGCTGAAACTGCTCCCAGCCTGTCTAGTTTAGCTGATATGGGTGTCTAAGGTCTCCCAGGCAATGTTTCATGAGGGAAGGTTGACTAAGCAGTCAGGTTTAATAGTCCATCAAAGATGAGTTCTCTGAAGGAACCTAGATGTAGGTCTGTGTGGCTCATTGCAGTGCAGGAAATATATGAATCTTGCATACCTCTGAACATCCATTTATGTGTTCTGTGTTAGAAAAAGAGATCTAAATGAAGCAGAGCTGCACAGTGGAAGCAGAGTTGTATGCGGGGGTTGGTTGGGAGCAATCCGAAAAAGACATGAAGAAAACCTGCAGCCTGCCATTGGTAGAGCAATGCTGTATGTGTATTGATGCAGCCACTCTGCTGCATAAGCAACAGTTCCTAAGCTGATGATAGCTAAAGCCCACTTCTCTCCTGTAAATTAAAACTCAAGGAACACCAAAATCCTGACACCCAAAAAACCTGTGTGTGTGAAAGCGTAAGCATTACTTGAACTCAGGGCAAAAAATTCCCTGTGTTTCTCTGAGAGTCACTGTTTTGAGTAGGCTTCCTGATTTGTATGGGGTAATTCCTTAGCAATGACATCCACATAAATGATGGGCAACCTTCTTGGCCTCATGTGGCTGTAGGTTTGCAGGGGGATACGGATGCTCTGCATGCACCTGCCTGCCTTTTCCATTACCTGCCTCCCTGACTGGTTGCCTCCCCCAGCCAGCTGCTCACCTATTGCTGTTCCTTTCCTGTACTCATTTTCAAAAGGCAGAACATGAAGAGTGGAAGAACGCAAAGAGTGGAAGCTGCTTTCTTTCTATTGTTTgctgctttctctttctcttgacagcaactgttaccctgcacatgcccgatctcatctgatctcggaagctaagcagggtcgggcctggttagtacttggatgggagaccgcctgggaataccgggtgctgtaggcttagaccatagtctttcgagactggaggttgccaaccaaccatgttggCTTTTAATGAGGTTTTTCTGTTGTTTCCTGTTTTTAGGAGAtattaatgtttatattttttaatgttgACAGCAAGTTTTTTGCAAGCCGCTTTGAATGCGTGCAAGGGAGATAATGTGGGTATCAATTTGTAAACAGATAAGTATGTGGAGGAGAAAGGTAAGTAGTGGTTTTGAGTGGGAGATTCTGTAGCCCTTCACTGTCCTCTGTTtacttccccttctgctctgcAGGCTCGGTCTTTTTAAAATTTGGAtcaaaaaagaagaggaggagtaACAGTGAccgggtggtggcggcagcagcaagaaagagaaaaaagaagtagGGGGGCATGCATGAGGGGCTAGTGACAACTCGGCTAGTGACAACTCACCACCTGAGACACAGAGGGAGTTTGAACTGACCCGGAGTGATTGGATTGAGTAACATCCTTTGTAGTGAGTGATACTGCATAATTACTCACCACAACCCCTTGCAGGCTGACCATAAGTTAGaacagtaagagcccaatcctatgcatgtctacttcaaagtaagccccagtatagtcaaagggcttacttccaggtaagtgaggataggattaccACCTAAATCATACAGTGACACAATCGGCAGCCTCCTCTATGGATGAGTGCTCGGGCCCTGTTGCGTCCGTGGCGGGGGCCCACTCAGCTTCCCCCTGGGGTGGGGGTCTACTGCCCAGGTGGGCTTATTTATCTATCTGGTGGTAAATAAATGGTCCCTCTGGCCTGGGCTGGCAGCCATGGAGGAACTGCTGCTGGAGGGCTATAGCCTGGGATAGGTTCCCTGGGGCTGCCCCCACATCCCAGAGGAGCTGGGTCCCCTGGTACCCCTGGGCAGCTGGGGGTCAGGTGGTCCTTACACTCTGCCAGGTTTCACTTGTCAAACGGAGGTAGGGCTCTCCATTCCCCCAAGGGGCTCCTTGAGCTCCTTCCAGGCCAGGGACAGGTATTGGAAAGGGCGCAGGGCAACAGTTTCCCTGTGTTCTCTCTCCTGGTTTGGAGCCCAGGGAGGAGTTGTACTGGAAAAGGATCAGGCCCTTTGTCATCCTGCCTTGAGTTTCTTGAAAAGTCTAGAAGTTTGGAAACTGGGACGTTTgcaagagaacaaaaaaaaaatggaattattTTGTACAGCTGAGACAAGGAGAATATCAACCATACTGTCAGAAAAGGGTTTAatgtttaattgtatttttatatgATGTTATCATTGGTGGTTTTATTGTGTTCCTTCTAAACTGCCTTGTGAAGATTTAATCTGAAAAGGCAGAATGTAAATATAtaaaacagacaaacaaacaaataaataagggttTTGAATTAGGTCAGGAGGGGATGTCAAAGTGTAAATAGCATGGACTTCCTCAAACATGAGTACTTGCTCTGGAATTCATTGGCAAGTTCTGAACACCAGTAGTGTCAAAATCTCAAATTAATccatccctgcttccctcccccccaaaatcagcttcctcagtgtttctaaaacaattttatttcaaCTTTGTCAAGGGGTCTGTAAGCATTCCCATTCAGTTTACACAAGCTGCAGGCAACCCCAGATTAACAGTTGACATTTCTTTCAGGACCAGTTCTAGATATTTTCGTTTCCACAGCAGCAGCTTTCACTACTCTGCTTGGTATAGTTATTAAAAGCAAATATTTAGAAGCAGTTTGTTTAAACTAAGAACAAATTAGTACACTCTACTGTCTTACCAGCTTCTCTTTGCAAGCTCAACAACACATGAtccaaaccaggggtgtccaaatgttttggcaggagggccacatcatctctctgacactgagtcaggggctgggaataaaaaaaagaattaatttacatttcaaatttgaataaacttacatacatttacataaatgaatatattagagatggaacttatatgaatgaataaaggtcttgcaatagctcaaagcgtATAAAAGACCCtatacaaagcaagaccagcctttccttcactgcctctactgcatcacagatatgaaacagcaagcagtggaggaagcccttgttccacagctcatgcgagaggtcaaacagttgccctcgcattgagaacagttgcatcgggccagcacgggctccagcaagtctccagagggccagaggcccattggagactgggggccacccgagggctggattgggagtcctcaagggccgcaagtggcccccgggccggggtttgggcacccttgatccAAACTATAGCACTTTCTACTGGGTACAACTTATCGCAGTACAGACGTATTTGTTTAGGATGAAATACTGCTGATATAGGTTTACGCTGAGAAATagctatgattttttttaaaagataatgaATTAACCACAGTATAATCTGCTTAGATTTCGATAACCAATGACAAGAATTTGCCTGGTTTAGTGTTATGCTGTATTCAGGCACAGATAATTAATTGTGCACTGCCCCCTAAgttagggctggcccattcataagACAGTTGGGGGCACCTGCCTCTGTCCATCCACTT
This portion of the Tiliqua scincoides isolate rTilSci1 chromosome 3, rTilSci1.hap2, whole genome shotgun sequence genome encodes:
- the LOC136645105 gene encoding 2-oxoglutarate receptor 1-like; the encoded protein is MDTTASEHIANWTITLPNYDVVTLVNCTDDVRDLKKSYLPPLYSLIFLVGFLGNVVAICVYTCKMRPWKNSTIIMFNLACTDLLYLTSLPFLIHYYANGEHWVFGDFMCKFIRFSFHFNLYSSIFFLTSFSIFRYFAVVYPIRSLSVRKKSWVVVACVASWVVSLVAVSPVNFLITSKTHENKFICLDLSSSENLDVIRWYIWLLSALAFYLPLIIVTLCYAVIINTLRRGLHAHNPYKKKARKLAFFLLLVFYVCFLPFHVLRVVRIELRLHPVSCDVEHHIHAAYIISRPLAALNTCGNLLLYTTICDNFQQVIQSLLRCKLSKSIQQTGNNSDFNRPGVILKL